The sequence below is a genomic window from Kitasatospora kifunensis.
TCGCCGCCGTCCAGCATGCTCCGGCGCAGCTCGGCAACGGCCTTGCGCACCTGGTGGGAGGCGGTGGCGGGGGGATCCTCGGCCCAGACCGCGGCCACCAGCCGGGAGACCGGCAGCACCTTGCCGGTCTCCAGCAGCAGCGTGACGAGCACCCGCTCCCGGATCGTGCCGCCGAGCCGGAGCCTGCGCCCGTCCTCCCACCCCTCCAACGGACCGAGGATGTTGAAGCGCAGCCCTCTCCGAGCGCCCGCAGGCATAGTGCCCCCTACCCCTTCTCACCCCGCGGAACGTCGCCACATCGAAATGTCGCTACATCGGTTTATTGACATGTACGCTGCATCTGATCATCGATCAGAACTGGCCCCCGCTGGATGATAAGCCGCTCACTGATCACGCGGTACTGCTGCGGGATGCCAGTAGGAAGCCGCCTGGGGCGGCGGTACCGCGCCGGGAGGAGATCGGGAAGCGCCTGCCGGATGCTGCTGCCATCAGACGCCCCGCTCGGACCGGACCGCGGTCGGACAGGCCCAAGGGTCCCACCAACCCCGGGCGGGGCACGGCGGCTGATCGGCCGGTACCCGGCCACCCTCGGACCCGGAGGTTTTGTGATGAACGTTCAGGCCCCATCGGCCGGACTCGGCGCCCTCCTGCGCAGCGCACGCAGGGGTGCCGGCCTCACCCAGGAGCAGTTGGCCGGCCTCTCGACGATCAGCGTCCGGGCCATCCGGGATCTTGAGCAGGGTCGGGTCCAGCACCCCCGCAAGGACACCATCCGGCTGCTCGCCGACACCATGCGGCTCAGCGGCACACACCGGGCCACCCTCGAACTCGCCATCGACAGCACCTCGGTGGGCAGCACGCTGCGCAACCTCTACGGCGTCGAGCTGGCGCCGCCGCCGGCCCCGCTGCGACCGCTGGCCGGGCGCAGGCCGGAGCTGCGGGCGCTGACCGGCCTGCTCGCCGCGGAGCACGAGCGGCTGCTGACCGTGGTGGGCCTGCCCGGCGTCGGCAAGTCGCGGCTCGCCCAGGAAGCGGCCCTGCACTTCCACGCCGGGGCCCAGACCCCAGTGCTGTGGGTGGCCATGGACCGCACCGCCGAGGAGCAGACCGGGGCTCGGCACCGGCCGCAGTCGGCTCTGGTGAGCTGGGTCAGGTCACTCATCTCGCAAGGCGGGAACGTCGACGAACTGGCGGCGGTGGTCCGGGAGAAGCCCACGCTGCTGGTCCTGGACGGCTACGACGCGCCGCACGGCGGCGCCGGGTCCGGGCTGCTGAGCCTGCTGAACTCCTGCGAGCGGTTGAAGGTCCTGATCACCAGCCGTCGGCCGCAGCAGGCGCTGGACGGACGGCTGTTGCCGCTGGCCCCGCTGCCCGTACCGGAAGCGGTCGGGCCAGAGCCGACCAGGGCGGAGCAGGTCGGATCGGAGTCGGTCGGGCCGTTCCATCCGTTCCATCCGCTCACGTCGGCGCCCGTCAGACCGCCCTGCGATGCCTCGCCCGCCGAGCGGCCCGCCGTCGACCTGATGCTGTCGTACGTCAGCCACCTGCGGCCCGACCTGCTGCCCACCGAGTCGGTGGTCGCCACGGTGACCCGGATCTGCCACGCGCTGGACGGCCTGCCGCAGGCGCTCGAAGCGGCCGGCTCCTGGCTCCTGCTGTACTCCCCGGAGCAGCTGTTGGAGATCGTCCGGAGCACACCGCTGGCCCTCATCGACGGCGCCGCCCCGCCGCTGCCCGGGTCCGGCCCGGCGCTCAGCGGGCTGCTCGCCGACACGGTGCGCGACCTGAACCCGCGGCTGGCCAGGCTGCTGCGGGCGGTGGCACCGCTGACCCGCCCGTGGACGGTGGACGCCGCCGCCCGCACCCTCGGCCTGCCGCCGACCGCGGCGGCCAGGGACGTCCACGCGCTGCTGCTGCACGGCCTGCTGCGCCAACTCCCGGCCGCGGCGGGCCCCGTCGGCGGACCGGCCCGGTTCACCGTCCTCAACCTGGTCCGGCAGCTGGTGCCGTGTCAGGCAACCTTCGCCCCGTCGCGACGCCCGGCACAGCGGGCGATGCCGACCGCCGACACTCCGGCGCCGGCCCACGTGCTCGTCTGACCGTCCGGCAGGTCCGGCGGTCTCACTGGCCAAGGGCGGGTGCCCGCAGCTCCAGGGTGCAGCACTTGACGTTGCCACCGCCCTTGAGCAGTTCGCTCAGGTCCACCCCGATCGGGTTGAAGCCGCGCTCCGCCAGCTGCCTCGCCAGGCCTTCGGCCGCCCGGGGCAGCACGACGTTGAGGCCGTCGCTCATCGCGTTGAGGCCGAACGCCTCGGCGTCCGCCCGATCGGCGAGCAGGGCATCGGGGAAGAGGCGTCGCAGCAGGGCGCGGCTGCGCGGCTCGAACGCCTCGGGGTGGTACATGATCTCGTCGCCGTCCAGCACCGCGAGCGCCGTGTCGAGGTGGTAGAACCGGGGGTCCACCAGCTCCAGCGGGATCACCGGTCGGCCGAACACCGCCTCGACCTCGCGGTGCGCCTCGGGCGCGGTCCGAAAGCCCCAGCCGGCCAGGATGAAGCTGTCGCAGGTCAGCAGGTCGCCCTCGCCTTCGTTGATGTGGAGCGGGTCGTGGATCTCGGTGAAGCCGTGGGCCCGGAACCAGTCCAGGTACGCGGCCCCCTCGGCGGCCCGCTCCGCATTGCGGAACCGGGCCCCCAGCACCTTGCCGTCCACCACCGTGGCGCCGTTGGCCGCGTAGACCATGTCGGGCAGCCCCGGCAGTGCCTCGATCAGCTCGACCTGGTGTCCGAGCGCGAGGTAGAGCCGGTACAGCCGCTCCCACTGGGCGGTGGCCAGCGCGGCGTCCACCGGCACCGCCGGGTCCATCCACGGGTTGATCGCGTAGCTGACCTCGAAGGTGGTCGGGCGGCACATCAGCAAGCGGCGGGCGCGGGCACGGCGCACGGGTGGCGCGGGTGCGGGTGCGGCCTCCGGGCGCGCGGGTGCGGTCTTCAACTCTGGCTCTCCCTCGCCTGGCTGGGATACGGGGTGCTCTCCTCGGCGGCGGAACACACCTCGGGCTGCTCGGGAGCAGCGGCGACGTGGAGCTCACGCTGCCGCCGCAGCGGCGAGCAGCCGAGGAGCAGGGCGGGCAGCAGCGCGGCGGCCATGATGCACCACAGGGCGCTGCGCAGTCCGAGCAGTGAACCGAGGGTGCCGCCCGCGAGGGCGCCCAGCGGGATCGCGCCGAACATCAGGAAGCGCATGGTCGCCGAGATCCGGCCGAGCAGGTGGCGCGGTGCGTGCCGCTGCCGGAAGCTGCTGACCACCACGTTGTAGACGACCAGGCCGGCCACCGGCACGACGGCGCCGAGCACGAAGCACACCATCCCGAGGCCGGGTCCGGTGAGCGGCAGGAGCAGGCCGAACGGCGCGGTGGCGGCCAGGCTGTACACGATGGCGCGCGGCTCGCCCAGCCGCCGGGCCAGTGGGGCGGCGGCCAGGACGCCGGCGATCCCGCCCAGGCCGGTGGCGGCCATCAGCAGGCCCACGGCGGCGGGCGGCAGCTGGACGGTGCGGACCAGGAAGACCACCAGGATCGCCTCGTAGGCGGTCATGGTCAGGTTGGCCAGCGCGGCGACCACCGTCAGCAGCCGCAGCACGCGGTGCTGCCCGACGTACCGCAGGCCCTCGCCGATCTCCCGCCGCAGCGAGGCCGCCGGGCCGCTGCGGGGCACCGCCTCGGGCTCGGGGGCGAGCAGCAGGCAGAGGGTGGAGGCGGCGAACGAGCCGGCGTTCACCAGCGGCCCGACGGCCGCGCCGAGCAGTTGGGCGAGCGCGCCGCCCAGGCCCGGGCCCGCGATCTGGGCGGTGGACTCGCTGCCCTGCAGCCGGCTGTTCGCGGCGACCAGGTCCTGCGGGGGCACGATGAGCGGCAGATAGACCAGATAGGCGGTACTGAAGAAGACGTTCGCCAGGCCCAGCAGCGCGGCGACCAGCATAATCTGAGTCACCGTCAACGCGTGGACGGCGGCCGCGAGGGGAACGCTGAGCAGGGCGACGGCGGAGCCGACGTTGCACCAGATCATCAGCCGCCTGGGGCTGTACCGGTCCGCCCAGACCCCGGCGGGCAGCCCGACGAGCAGCCAGGGCACCCACTGGACGGCGGTGATCAGCCCGATTTCGAAGGCGCCGGCGTGCAGCGTGACGGTGGCCAGCAGCGGCAGTGCGACACCGGTGATCGCGGTGCCGACCTTGCTGCCGCTCTCGCCGATCCAGAGCAGCCGGAACGCACGGTTGGTCCGCAGGCCGGAGTCGACCGCGGCCCTCGGCGTCGTCTCCAGCGCCGTGGTCATCGAGCACCGGCCAGCAGCGGCCCACCGCTCAGGGCGCGCAGCAGCGCGGGGCGGTCGATCTTGCCGTTGGCGTTCAGCGGCAGCTCGGCGAGGTGCACGAAGCGGCGCGGCACCATGTGGGCCGGGAGCCGCTGGCGCAGCCAGGCCTTCACCCCGGCGCGGGGCAGCGGCTCGCCGGTGTGGCAGGCCACCAGCTCGGGGCCACCGGCGCCGGGGACGGCGAGCACCACCGCCTCGGCCACGGCGGGGTAGCGACGCAGCGCCGTCTCGATCTCGCCCAGCTCGACCCGGTAGCCGCGGACCTTCACCTGGTTGTCGAGCCGCCCGAGGTGGACCAGGGTGCCGTGCTCCCAGCGCACCCGGTCACCGGTGCGGTAGTACAGCTCGGCGGCGATCCGTTGCTCGTCACGCGCGGCCTCGGGGCCGTCCGCGGCCCCCCGGTCCAGGAAGCGGCCGCGATTGTCGCCCGGATCGAGGTAGCCGTCGAACCGCTGGCTGCCGCGCACGCACAGCTCACCCTCAGCCGCCTCGCGTCCCTGTTCGTCCAGCACCAGGTGGTCCAGGTGGTCGTGGACCGGGCCGATCGGGACGGAGTCGTTGGAGGTCTGCGGCCAGCGTTCGCGCTCGGCGGGCAGCCGGTACTCGGTGACGGTGACGGTCAGCTCGGTCGGGCCGTAGGTGTTCGCGATCACGCTGCCCGGGGCGACCGCTCGCCACGCCTCGGCCTGGCGGTACGTCAGCTGCTCGCCGGCGAAGATGCTGTAGCGCAGCGAGTGGACCAGACCGGTCGGCAGGTTGCCGAGCGCGGCGCTGACCGAGACGAGCGAGGGCACCGAGAACCAGTGGGTGATACCGCGCTCGACCAGGTAGGTCACCGGGGTGAGCAGGTCGGCGCGCTGCGGGACGACCAGGGTGGCGCCCGCGCCCCAGGTGACGAACAGGTCGAACAGCGAGGGGTCGAAGGTGAGGTCGAAGGTCTGCGAGGTCCGGTCCCCGGGACCGACCTCGAAGCGGGCGATGTTGTGCGCGATGTACGGGGCGATGTTGCGGTGCCGGATCGGCACGCCCTTGGGCCGACCGGTAGAGCCGGAGGTGAACAGCACATAGGCCAAGTCGTCCCCGGTCGTCCGGTACGGCGGCAGCTCAACGCCCGGCGCCGCCTCGGAGGTCAACTCCTCCTCGGTGAGCGCGAGTAGCGTCGGCCCCTGGTCGCCATCGGCCAACTCCCAGCGGGTTGAGCCAGCCTGATCGGTGATCAGCACCTGTGCGCCGGCCAGGGCGCACACCGCGCGGTTGCGGACGGCGGGGTGCTCGGGGTTGAGCGGGGTCACCGCGGCCCCGAGCCGCTGTGCGGCCAGATAGCCCGCGTAGGCGACCAGGCTGCGGGAGGCGAGCAGCGCAACCCGTGCGGGCGCGCTGCCGTGGACCGTCAGGATCCGCCCGGCCACCCGGTCGGCATACCGGCTCAACTCCCGGTAGCTGTAGGAGTCGTCGCCCAACTCCAGGGCGGGCGACTGCGGCCGGCTCGCGACGGTGTGGGCGAACCACTCGTAGAGGGTCGATGCGGGTACGGACGGGTCAGGCATGGAGCACCTCGGCTCGGGGAGCTGCCAGCCGCCACAACTGGGCGGCTGCGGATTCGGCACGGGTGGACAGGAAGTCGTGTGCGCCCTCGAAGATCGCGAAGGCGGTCGGTGCGCTGGTGTACTCGCACCAGGCGCCCAGCGCCGCGCCGCTCGGCGCGGCCAGGTCCTCGGTGGCGTTCCAGACGTGCAGCGGGATCGCGAGCCGAGCCCGCTCCGCCGGCCGGGCCTGCGCCGTGTAGGCATCGATGGCCTGGTAGTCGCCACGCCACTGCTCGATCAGCCGACGCAGCAACTCGGGCTCACCGGCCAGCCCTTCGGGCAGCGCGCCGCCGGTCACCTTGCCCAGCAGCGTCCGGTCCTCGAACCCGTCATCGGCGTGGCGCGGCTGCCGGTGCGGCGGCAGCTGGCCGGCCACCACCAGCGCGCGCACTGCCCCGGGGCAACCGCGCGCCAGTTCGTGGACGAGTTCCAGCGCGATGTACGCACCCAGGCTGTGTCCGACCACCACCAGGCCGTCCGGGCACGGGCCGTCGGCCAACTGCCGGGCCAGCAGCTGGGCTCGGGCCCCGATCGGGAGGGGCTCGCTGCTCTCGCCCGCCGCACTCGGCCGCCGGACCGCCACGGCCACCGGCAGCTCGGCGAGCGCTCGGGTCAGCGGCCGGACGCTACGGGCCGTGCCGCCGATGCCCGGGATCAGCAGCACCGCGGTGCCTGTGGTCGGTGGCGGGGGCTGGAACCGGATCACGAGGTCCCACCCCGCAGTTCGGCGGCCAGCTGCGCCAGTAGCGCCGAGTAGGCGACGGCCAGGGCCTCGGCGGCCGAGGCCGTCGGCGCGGTGCCGTCGCAGCTGATCACGGTCACCAGCCGGGCGCCGTCGACTGCGGCGTTCACCTCGATCGGGTGGGAGAGCAGGTTGTCCGGGTGGCGGTCCGGGCCGGTCGCCTCGGCCGCCTCGGTGAACAGCTCCTCGGCCCGATCGGTGAACCGGCCCAGGTAGTTGACCAGCACGGCGGGCACCGCTGCCGGGTCGAACTCGACTGCTGCACCGTGCAGTTCCTGATCCGCCGACTTGACCAGGGTGCGCAGCGGGGCGACGCCCGAGGCAAGCAGGACGGTCTGCAGCTGGGTGAACCAGCCGGTGGTGCGGCTGATGTCGAGCTGCGCCGCAGCAGCGGTGTCCCGGCCGTGCCGCTCGATGTCCACCCGGACCCGGTCGATGCCGTTGGCCAGGGCCACCGCCTGGGCGACGGCCGCGACCACCACCGCCTCCATCCCCACGCCCAGCTCGGACCGGACGCGGCCCAGCAGGGTCGCGGTCACCTCCTCGTCGGTGTGCACGGTGACGGTGGTGGCGCGCCAGATCGGCGCGCCGCCGGGCTCAGCGCCCTCCCAATTGGCCCATGGCAAGGAACCTTGAGGTTCTGTCAGCTCTGCCCGAGGGGCGGGAGCGAGCCGCTGGGCCCAGGAGCCGTAGGAGCTGGTCTTGGCCGGGAGGTCGAGCGGCTCCCCGAGTTCGAGGCGGCGCAGGCTCCGGCTGAGGTCACCGCGCAGGATCCGCCAGGAGGCGCTGTCCACCGCCAGGTGGTGCGCGGTGACGAACAGCCGCTGCCCGGCCGCGCCCAGCTCGAAGCAGGCGGCCCGCACCAGCGGCCCGGCCACCGGGTCGAGCTCGCGCCGCAACCGGGTGGCCTCCGCCAGGATCACTGCCGCCTGCCGGTCAGCGGGGTCGGTGGACAGGTCGTACCGCTCCAGCTCGAAGCGGGCGCTGTCGTCGTAGCGCAGCCGGGCGCCCGCCTCCGTGTGGTGCAGACGCAGCCGGAAGGAATCGTGGTGCTCCACCACCGCGGCCAACGCGGCATCGAGCAGCGCGGGGTCCAGGCCGTCCGTGCGCCACAGGACCGACTGGGTGACGTGCTGCGGGTGCGGCTGGGCCAGGCAGAACCGTGCCTGGGCCGCGGTGAGCGGGAACTCCCCGGGGTCTGCCTCGCCGGCAACTCCTGCTCCGGCTCCGGCTCCCGCTCCCGCTTCGGCTCCCGCTCCGGCCGCGCTTGTCTCGTGAAGGGCGATCCGCGCCGCCAGCTCGGCCACCGTCTGGTACTCGATCAGTTCGAGCGGGGTGAACTCCAGGCCTTCCTCGCGGGCCACCGCCACCGCCTCGATGATCAGCAGCGAGTCGCCGCCGAGGTCGAAGAAGTTGTCCGACCGGCTGACCGGAACGCCGTCCAGGACCTCCGACCAGACGGCCGCCAGCAGCTCCTCCACGGCGGTGATGTTCACGTTGGTGTCCAACCCCGTATCCATGCCTTCCCCTCCAACTCCCGGGCTGCCCGCCCGGACGGCGCTGCTCATCGGGCCACCAGCCGCACCGGCAGCTCGTCCAGGCCGAAGTTGATGATCGACTTGTTGTGCCGGGGTGTGCCGATCAGCTCGATCGACCGCACCTGATCGCGCAACGCCCTGAAGATCGCAGCGAGTTCGGCCTTCGCCAGGGCGGCGCCGAGGCAGAAGTGCGGCCCCCAGCCCAGGCCCAGATGCCGGCCCCGTGTCCGGTCGAGCAGCAGCTCCTCGGGGCGCTCGAACTGGGCCGGATCATGGTTGGCCGCCCAGGTCCACACCACCACCTTCTCCCCCGCCCGGATCTCGGCCCCGCCGAGCGTGACGTCCCGGGCCGCCGTGCGCAGCACGTGCAGCCCCGAGGAGGTCCAGCGCAGCAACTCGTCCACGGCGTCAACCGGTTCGATCTCCCCCTCCCACAGCGCCTGGAGCTGACGGGGGTTGCGCAGCAGTGCGAGCATGCCCATCGCAGCGGTGTGCCGGACCGTCTGGACACCGCCGACCAGGATGTTGTCCAGGTTGAGCACCACGTCCTCGATCGGCAGCAGGCTGCCGTCCATTCGGTGCGTGGCCAGCACGCTGACCAAGTCCTCGGCCGGGCGGGCCCGGTGGGTGATGGTATGGGTGAACAGGTAGCGGATGAGCTCCTGGTGCCCGGCCCGCCGGGCCTCGGCCGTGGTGCCCAGGAAGGCACGGTCGGAGAGCGCGACCACCTTCTCCCGGTCGGCCATCGGGATGTCGAGCAGGTCGCACATCACCGCCAGCGGCACCGGGGCGATCACGTCGACGAAGTTGACCTCGCCCTGTTCCAGCCCCGATCGCACGGCCTGCTCGGCCAGTTGGGTGAGGCGGGGTGCATAGCTCGCGGTGTTGCGGGCGTTGAAGAACGGCGTCAGCGGCGTGCGGATGGTGCGGTGCACCGGCGGGTCGCAGAACGCCATCATCTTCCCTGAGCCGGCCGGCACCGAACCGTCCGGGGAGGTGCCGAGCAACGATCCGCCGAGCGAGCTGAAGTTCTCGGCTTCGCCCAGCACTTGGGCCGCGTGCTGGTAGGAGAGGACCGACCAGATCGGCCCGTCCCCCGCGACCGTGGTGCGCCGCACGGGCGCGGCCGCGCGCAGCGCATCGATCCGCGCGGCCACGTCGGGGCCTTCCCAGAACGTCGTGTCGGATAGGTCGAGGTCCACGTCCAACACCTGGTCCGTGTCTGCGGCGGCAATCGGCGCCGTGTGTGCCACCGGTGCCACAGCCGCCTCCCCCGCTACAGCGCGCAGCAGATCAACCGGCCCCGGCGCGGTCGGCACCGCGAGCAGGTGACCGCCCTCGATCACCATCGTCTCCACGCCCGACTCGGTCACCGCCGCCCAGGCCGCCAGGTCCTGGCCGCCGACCAGCGGATCGGCGGCGCCCACCACCGCGTGCAGGCGCACCTCGGGCGGCAGCGTGCCAGGGCGGTGGCGGTAGCTGCGGCAGAGCGCCAGGTCCGCGCCGGTGACGGCCAGGGTGAGCGCCTTGAGTTCGGCGCTCTGCTCGATGATCCCGTCGGGGTCGGTGGCGGCCAACAGGGTGGCCGCGTCGAGCTCTTCCGGCAGTTCCTCGGCCCAGCGCTGCGGTGCGTGGGCGGAGGCCGGGACCAGGAACCGGGGCCGGTGGCCCGGCGGCAGCGCCCTGGCCACCTCGTAGGCGAGCAGCGCGCCGAAGCTCTGCCCGTAGAGGCCGAAGGTGACGCCGGGGTGGGTGTGCGAGAGCAGCGCGCCGACCACCAGGTGAACGAGCTGGTCGAAGTCCGCGGGCAGTGGTTCGCGCAGCCGGGCACCGCGCCCTGGTAGCCGCAGGCCCCATACCTCGGTCTCGGGGGCCAGTTCGCGGGCCAGCGGCGCGAACGCGGTGGCGTCGCCGCCGGCGTGCGGGAAGCAGAAGAGCCTGGTGCGGGCGGCCGGTGCGGGCGCCGGCAGCAGGAACCAGTCGTCTATCACCTGGGGCCGGTCCGATGGACTCAGCGCTGTGGTGGTCATCGTGATCCGTCCCGTTCCAACTCGTCAAAGGTCGTGTTCAGTGGGCGGCCGGCGGCCGGCAGTGAACCCACCACGGTGTCCGGGTTGCGGACCAGTAGGCTCAGCAACTCGCAGTACTCGTCACGCATTTCCCTGGCGCGCTGCTCGCCGTAGCGCCGGGCGTCGACGGTCAGGCAGCCCTGGATCAGCTCGGGGCCGTCCTCGCGCAGGTCGAGTTCCAGGTCGAAGCGGGCCTCGTCGTCGTGCAGGATCCGGCACTCCGCGACGGCCAGGCCGTGCCAGTCCGAGGCATCGCCGCTCACGCTGCGGTCGCCGACCAGTTGGAACATCACCTGGGCCAGCGGCTGGACACCCGGGCGCCGGGGCAGGCCGAGCGCGCTGACGATCCGGTCGAAGGGCAGCAGGTCGTGGTCCAGTGCGGTCGCGACCGCCCCATGGGCCGCGCGCAGGGTCTCAGCGAAGGTCGCCTCCGCCCGCAGTTCGCTGCGCAGCGGCAGCAGGTTGACGAAGTAGCCGACCACGTCGTCGAGTTCCGGAAGCGGACGGCCACTGCTCGGCACGCCGACCACCAGGTCGGTGCGCCCAGTGGCCCTAGCGAGCCAGAGCGTGAACGCCGCGTAGCCGACGACGAACGGCGTGCAGGCCTGACGGGCGGCCAGCGCACGCAGGTCGCGCACGGTGGCGGCCGGCAGGTCGAAGTGCATTGAGCGGCCCACCCGTTCACCGGCAGCGGCGTCCGGCTGGTCGGGTGGCGGGGTCGACTCCTGCGGTGCCCCGGCCAGGGTTCGCCGCCAGTGGTCGAGCGCCGCCGCGTAGCGCGGCGACTCGGTCAGCCCCGCCTGCTGCCAGGCGGCGAAGTCGGCGTACTGGTGGTGGAGTTCGGGCAGCGCGGCGGGCGTCCCACCGATCTTGGCCGAGTAGAGGGCGGCCAGGTCGCGCAGGATGATCCGCATCGACCAGCCGTCGACCACGAGATGATGCAGGATCAGCACCAAGGCGTGGTCGTCCGGCGCGAAGCGCAGCAGCCGGGCCCGCAGCAGCGGGTCGGCGGCCGGGTCGAACGGGGTGGCCATGCCCGCCAGCGCCGCCCGCTGGAGCCACGCCTCGCGCTGGTCGGTCGAGCAACCGCTCTGGTCGCTGACCTCCAGCGCGATCCGGTGGCCGCCGGGCGGGTGCAGCAGCCCCTGCGGGCGTCCGCGCCGCCCGGTGCGGAGGTTCGTCCGCAGCGCCGGGTGCCGGTCCACCAGCTCGGCCAAGGCCTGTTCCAGGGCGGTGACTTGCAGAGCGCCGCGAAGCCGCAGTGCGGTGCAGACGTGGTAGGTGGTGGCGTGCGGCCGCAGTTGCTGGAGGAACCAGAGTTGTCGCTGGCCCTCGGTGAGCGGGATCTCGCCGTCCTGGCCGGTGCCCCGCGGCAGTGGGCTGGTGGGTGCGGCGCTCGGGCCCACCAGTGCGGCCAGCAGCTCCCGCATCACGTCGTCCGGGCCGGTCTGCGCTCCGGTGGCGCTCACCGCGCCAGCCTGCGCAGCAGTTCGGGCAGGTCGGGCTGGACCGCCGCACGGTCGAGTTCGGCCCGCACGAGGGTGGTGAACTCCGCGAGATCGGCGGCGGCGAGCAGGCTGCCGAGGGTGACCTCCACGCCCAGCGCGGCGCGCAGCACGTGCACCAGTCGCACCGCGAGCAGCGAATGCCCGCCCAGGGTGAGGAAGTTGTCCCGCGCCGCTACCGTTTCGACGTCCAGCAGTCGGGCCCAGGTCAGTCCGATGAGCTGCTGCAAGGGGTCGTCGTGCGGGCTCGGCGGCTGCTCCTCGGGCCGTTCGGTGGTGGGATCGGGTGCGGGCAGGGCCCGGCGGTCGATCTTTCCGTTGGCGGTCAGCGGCAGCACGGGCAGCACGGTCAAGCTGGCCGGGACCATGTACGCGGGCAGCATCGCCCGCAGGTGTTCGCGCAGTCGGGTCGGATCGGGGGCCCTGCCCGCGACGGCCGTGAAGTAGCCGGCCAACCGCTTCTCCCCCGGCGCCGGCTCGTGCACGGTCACCGCGCAGGTGGCGACCTCCGGGTGGGCGGCGAGTGCGCTCTCGATCTCGCCGAGCTCGATCCGGTAGCCGCGGATCTTCACCTGGCCGTCCCGCCGTCCGACGAACTCCAGTACACCGTTCGGCAGTCGGCGCACCAGGTCACCGCTGCGGTACATCCGCGCGCCCGGCACCTCGCTGAACGGGTCGGGCAGGAACTTCTGCGCCGTCAACCCCGCCCGGTTGAGGTAGCCGTGGCCCAACGCCGGGCCGCAGACGTACAGTTCGCCCGTCTCGCCGTCCGGGCACGGACGCAGTCGCTCGTCCAGCACGTGCACGATCCGGTCGCCCACCGGCCGCCCGATCGGCAGGGCCGTCCCGGCCAGGTCGGCGCAGTCGAGCGGCTGCACGGTGGTGAAGACCGTGGCCTCGGAGGGGCCGTAGCAGTGCACCAGTTCGGTGTCCGGGTAGCGCCGCGCGATCTGCCGGGTGTACTCCACGGAGGCCGCCTCGCCGCCGAAGAGCAGCTGCCGCGGGGCCGTGCTCGGGCCGCCGGAGGTGAGTGCCAGCAGGTTGAAGGCGGCCGTGGTGAGGAAGAGCACGCTCGCGCCGTGTTCGGCCGCGGTGTGGGCGGTGGCGATCGGGTCGGTGTTGCCGTGGTCGGGGATCAGCACCCGGCCGCCGGAGAGCAGCGCCGGATACAGGTCCAGCACATGCCCGTCCCAGCTCAGCGCCGAATGCAGCACCGCCGTCGACCCCGGGCCCCAGTAGGCGTACCCCTGCCCGGCGAAGAACCCAGGCACCGCCCGGTGCGGCACCAACGTCCCCTTCGGCACCCCCGTCGACCCCGAGGTGTACGTCAGGTAGAACGCGTCCTCCGGCGACAACTCCAACCCCAGATCGCCGCTCTCCTGCACCTCCAACCCCGGATCCGCCACATCCAGCACCCGCACCCCCAACCCCGCCGCCACCACCGGATCACCACTCACCACCAGCACCGGCGCCGCGTCCCGCACGAAGTGCGCCAGCCGCTCGAACGGCACCCCCGGCTCCAACGGCACATACGCAGCCCCCGCCTTCAGCACCCCCAGCATCAACGCCACGCACTCCAACGACCGCCCCACATGCAGCCCCACCCGATCACCCACACCCACCCCGTGCCCCCGCAACCACCAGGCCACCTGATTCGCCCGCGCGTTCAACTCC
It includes:
- a CDS encoding condensation domain-containing protein; translation: MDTGLDTNVNITAVEELLAAVWSEVLDGVPVSRSDNFFDLGGDSLLIIEAVAVAREEGLEFTPLELIEYQTVAELAARIALHETSAAGAGAEAGAGAGAGAGVAGEADPGEFPLTAAQARFCLAQPHPQHVTQSVLWRTDGLDPALLDAALAAVVEHHDSFRLRLHHTEAGARLRYDDSARFELERYDLSTDPADRQAAVILAEATRLRRELDPVAGPLVRAACFELGAAGQRLFVTAHHLAVDSASWRILRGDLSRSLRRLELGEPLDLPAKTSSYGSWAQRLAPAPRAELTEPQGSLPWANWEGAEPGGAPIWRATTVTVHTDEEVTATLLGRVRSELGVGMEAVVVAAVAQAVALANGIDRVRVDIERHGRDTAAAAQLDISRTTGWFTQLQTVLLASGVAPLRTLVKSADQELHGAAVEFDPAAVPAVLVNYLGRFTDRAEELFTEAAEATGPDRHPDNLLSHPIEVNAAVDGARLVTVISCDGTAPTASAAEALAVAYSALLAQLAAELRGGTS
- a CDS encoding cytochrome P450, with translation MTTTALSPSDRPQVIDDWFLLPAPAPAARTRLFCFPHAGGDATAFAPLARELAPETEVWGLRLPGRGARLREPLPADFDQLVHLVVGALLSHTHPGVTFGLYGQSFGALLAYEVARALPPGHRPRFLVPASAHAPQRWAEELPEELDAATLLAATDPDGIIEQSAELKALTLAVTGADLALCRSYRHRPGTLPPEVRLHAVVGAADPLVGGQDLAAWAAVTESGVETMVIEGGHLLAVPTAPGPVDLLRAVAGEAAVAPVAHTAPIAAADTDQVLDVDLDLSDTTFWEGPDVAARIDALRAAAPVRRTTVAGDGPIWSVLSYQHAAQVLGEAENFSSLGGSLLGTSPDGSVPAGSGKMMAFCDPPVHRTIRTPLTPFFNARNTASYAPRLTQLAEQAVRSGLEQGEVNFVDVIAPVPLAVMCDLLDIPMADREKVVALSDRAFLGTTAEARRAGHQELIRYLFTHTITHRARPAEDLVSVLATHRMDGSLLPIEDVVLNLDNILVGGVQTVRHTAAMGMLALLRNPRQLQALWEGEIEPVDAVDELLRWTSSGLHVLRTAARDVTLGGAEIRAGEKVVVWTWAANHDPAQFERPEELLLDRTRGRHLGLGWGPHFCLGAALAKAELAAIFRALRDQVRSIELIGTPRHNKSIINFGLDELPVRLVAR
- a CDS encoding condensation domain-containing protein; protein product: MSATGAQTGPDDVMRELLAALVGPSAAPTSPLPRGTGQDGEIPLTEGQRQLWFLQQLRPHATTYHVCTALRLRGALQVTALEQALAELVDRHPALRTNLRTGRRGRPQGLLHPPGGHRIALEVSDQSGCSTDQREAWLQRAALAGMATPFDPAADPLLRARLLRFAPDDHALVLILHHLVVDGWSMRIILRDLAALYSAKIGGTPAALPELHHQYADFAAWQQAGLTESPRYAAALDHWRRTLAGAPQESTPPPDQPDAAAGERVGRSMHFDLPAATVRDLRALAARQACTPFVVGYAAFTLWLARATGRTDLVVGVPSSGRPLPELDDVVGYFVNLLPLRSELRAEATFAETLRAAHGAVATALDHDLLPFDRIVSALGLPRRPGVQPLAQVMFQLVGDRSVSGDASDWHGLAVAECRILHDDEARFDLELDLREDGPELIQGCLTVDARRYGEQRAREMRDEYCELLSLLVRNPDTVVGSLPAAGRPLNTTFDELERDGSR
- a CDS encoding non-ribosomal peptide synthetase; its protein translation is MTVGLEVERRPVPGVTATVVELFEERVRSGAGAVALMQLGVGEWSYGELNARANQVAWWLRGHGVGVGDRVGLHVGRSLECVALMLGVLKAGAAYVPLEPGVPFERLAHFVRDAAPVLVVSGDPVVAAGLGVRVLDVADPGLEVQESGDLGLELSPEDAFYLTYTSGSTGVPKGTLVPHRAVPGFFAGQGYAYWGPGSTAVLHSALSWDGHVLDLYPALLSGGRVLIPDHGNTDPIATAHTAAEHGASVLFLTTAAFNLLALTSGGPSTAPRQLLFGGEAASVEYTRQIARRYPDTELVHCYGPSEATVFTTVQPLDCADLAGTALPIGRPVGDRIVHVLDERLRPCPDGETGELYVCGPALGHGYLNRAGLTAQKFLPDPFSEVPGARMYRSGDLVRRLPNGVLEFVGRRDGQVKIRGYRIELGEIESALAAHPEVATCAVTVHEPAPGEKRLAGYFTAVAGRAPDPTRLREHLRAMLPAYMVPASLTVLPVLPLTANGKIDRRALPAPDPTTERPEEQPPSPHDDPLQQLIGLTWARLLDVETVAARDNFLTLGGHSLLAVRLVHVLRAALGVEVTLGSLLAAADLAEFTTLVRAELDRAAVQPDLPELLRRLAR